From the genome of Vigna angularis cultivar LongXiaoDou No.4 chromosome 11, ASM1680809v1, whole genome shotgun sequence, one region includes:
- the LOC128194658 gene encoding uncharacterized protein LOC128194658 has protein sequence MVERAKVLEKNMAEAEQQKKQQATRGPILSRTNLNRNRTSYARPAQSSGSQALVVAGQSGLQGTVICFQCGGPHFKSVCPQLVGGKYCTRCRRNDHLENECNMGGRAVMRPPNTGRTQQGRGGRAQAVRRVYAITGAEAASSESEMQFDLVVSTPEAGEVRTSTMCVRCPIEIEGRRYKVNLICLPLKELEVILGMDWLTTNHILIDCGAKELIFPEEDEEDLSVTLGQLKEDIMDGTSCFLIMTHEDKEVGDVNFERSSNNEHSGGRLVVSEFPDVFSDEVPGLPPVREVEFTIDLVTTAAPISVQPYRMAPAELAELKKQIEELMDKKFIRPSVSPWGAPVLLLHGASVFSKIDLRSGYHQIRVKEEDIQKTTFRSRYGHYEYVVVPFGVTNAPAVFMDYMNRIFRPYLDKFMVVFIDDILIYSKSCEEHEEHLRLVLGVLRNKELYAKLSKCEFWMKEVQFLGHVVSAGGISVDPAKVRAVLDWESPRSVTEVRSFVGLAGYYRRFIEGFSKIVAPLTQLTRKDHPFAWTDRCESSFQELKRKLTSAPVLVIPDTAKPFEVFCDASHQGKANVVADALSRKVVHVSSMMVRELSLVESFRDLRLQFKLELDNIKCCNLRISSNVFDRIRIKQLEDEELLKIRRALGTDQAKEFNTGTDNFLRYKGRTCIPNDGELKRIILEEGHQSRLSMHPASEGGAPEAWRPTATIGNSRMEVGQHFHGFRDPPTTHGPKS, from the exons ATGGTTGAGAGGGCCAAGGTATTGGAGAAAAATATGGCTGAGGCAGAACAACAGAAGAAGCAACAAGCAACCAGAGGACCAATTCTATCAAGGACGAACCTGAATCGGAATAGGACATCGTACGCTCGTCCAGCTCAGTCTAGTGGTTCTCAAGCTTTGGTGGTTGCTGGACAATCAGGACTACAGGGGACAGTCATATGTTTTCAATGTGGGGGACCTCATTTTAAATCCGTATGCCCTCAGTTGGTTGGAGGAAAATATTGCACTCGATGTAGGAGAAACGACCATCTGGAGAACGAGTGCAATATGGGCGGACGCGCTGTTATGAGGCCACCGAACACTGGAAGGACCCAGCAAGGGAGAGGTGGTCGAGCCCAAGCTGTTAGGCGTGTGTATGCAATTACGGGAGCGGAAGCAGCAAGCTCAG AGAGTGAAATGCAGTttgacttggtggtgtcaaccccagaagctggtgaggttaggacgtctactATGTGCgttagatgtcctattgagATAGAAGGGCGTAGATATAAGGTGAACCTCATATGTTTGCCTCTCAAGGAGTTAGAAGtgattttgggaatggattggctgaCTACCAATCACATTCTCATAGACTGTGGTGCTAAGGAATTAATTTttcctgaagaagatgaagaagactTGAGTGTGACGCTTGGTCAGTTGAAAGAAGATATCATGGACGGCACTAGCTGCTTTTTGATAATGACGCACGAAGACAAGGAAGTTGGAGATGTGAATTTTGAACGATCGTCCAACAACGAACACAGTGGAGGACGATTGGTTGTGAGTGAGTTCCCAGATGTTTTTTCGGATGAAGTGCCCGGACTACCTCCCGTTCGTGAGGTTGAGTTTACCATTGATCTGGTGACCACTGCAGCACCCATCTCTGTTCAACCATACCGAATGGCACCAGCGGAGTTGGCTGAACTtaagaagcaaattgaagagttAATGGACAAAAAGTTCATACGACCGAGCGTATCACCGTGGGGAGCGCCTGTTcttttg TTACATGGTGCGAGCGTGTTTTCAAAGATAGATTTGAGATCAGGTTACCACCAGATTCGAGTTAAAGAAGAAGACATTCAGAAGACGACATTTAGATCTCGTtacggacactacgagtatgtagtggTGCCGTTCGGTGTGACGAACGCCCCAGCTGttttcatggactacatgaaccgCATTTTCAGGCCGTATTTGGATAAGTTCATGGTGGTGTTCATTGATGACATCCTTATCTACTCCAAGAGCTGTGAAGAACATGAAGAGCACTTGAGGCTGGTACTTGGAGTTTTGAGAAACAAAGAGTTGTACGCTAAGTTGTCCAAGTGCGAgttttggatgaaagaagtgcaGTTCTTGGGCCACGTGGTATCAGCTGGAGGTATCTCAGTTGATCCTGCAAAAGTACGAGCGGTCTTGGATTGGGAGAGTCCACGTTCGGTCACTGAAGTTAGGAGTTTTGTGGGACTCGCGGGCTACTACAGACGTTTCATAGAaggattttctaagatagtagcaccgTTAACGCAGCTGACTAGGAAAGACcacccgttcgcttggaccgatcggtgtgaatcCAGCTTTCAAGAATTAAAGcggaagttgacgagcgctccagtgcTAGTTATTCCGGACACGGCCAAACCATTTGAAGTCTTCTGTGATGCCTCTCACCAAG GGAAGGCGAACGTGGTAGCGGACGCTTTGAGCAGAAAAGTGGTACATGTGTCGTCCATGATGGTGCGTGAACTGAGCTTGGTGGAGAGCTTTAGAGACCTAAGGTTACAGTTCAAATTGGAACTGGACAACATCAAATGCTGTAACCTTAGGATATCCAGTAACGTATTTGACCGGATCAGAATAAAACAACTGGAAGATGAAGAATTGTTGAAGATCAGAAGAGCACTCGGCACAGATCAAGCAAAAGAATTTAACACTGGGACGGACAATTTCTTACGCTATAAAGGCCGGACGTGTATTCCAAATGATGGAGAGCTGAAGCGGATCATCCTGGAAGAAGGTCACcaaagtcgtcttagcatgcatccag CGAGCGAAGGCGGAGCACCAGAGGCCTGGCGGCCTACTGCAACCATTGgaaattcccgaatggaagtgggacaacatttccatggatttcgtgacccaCCTACCACGCACGGTCCGAAATCATGA